CGTGACTTCGGCGGTGATGGAAATCCCTTGCCCCTTGGCCCATTTGAGCAGCTCGACAGTGCCCGCAGTGGAAGCGTGGCAGATGTGCACCGGGGCCCCGGTATCGCGGGACAAGATGGCATCACGCGCGACAATCGACTCCTCGGCGGCACGTGGCCATCCGGTCAGGCCCAGCCGCGCCGCGTTGGCGCCTTCGTGCGCGACCGACCCGACGGTGAGTCGCGGCTCCTCGGCATGCTGGGCGATGAGAACACCCAGCCCGTTGGCGTATTCCAGAGCGCGGCGCATCACCAGCGGGTCGTGTACGCACTTGCCGTCATCGGAGAACATCCGCACGCGGCCCGCTCCGCGCGCCATCATCGCCATCTCCGTGAGTTGCTTGCCCTCCAGCCCGACCGTCACGGCACCCACCGGATGCACGTCGACGAGTCCGACCTGCTGGCCACGCTGCCAGACGTGATCGGTCACCACAGGGCTGTCGGCCACCGGGTTGGTGTTAGCCATCGCGAACACCGCGGTATATCCACCCAAAGCCGCTGCCGCCGAACCGGAGTCGATGGTCTCGGTGTCTTCACGGCCCGGCTCGCGCAGGTGAGTGTGCAAGTCCACGAATCCGGGCAGCAGCACCTGGCCGGGTGCCTCGATGGCGGTATCGACCTCCGTCTCGATGCCCGGGCCGATACCGGCCTCGATGCGGGTGATCTGCCCGTCCTCGACGAGGACGTCGACCTGCTCGCCCTCGCCATACAGGCGCACGCCCTTGATCAAGATGCTCATGCGAGCACCGCCTCATCGGAACCGACCAGCAGGTGGAACAGCACGGCCATGCGGATATGCACTCCATTCGATACCTGTTGCAGAACAGCGGATTGCGACGAGTCAGCCACCGAGGACGCGATTTCCATACCGCGCAGCATCGGTCCTGGGTGCAGCACCACCGCATGCTCGGGGAGCAGCCGCTGCCGCGCCTCGGACAGGCCGTACAGCACCGAGTACTCGCGCGCAGACGGGAAGAACCCGCCGGTCATGCGCTCGGCCTGCACCCGCAGCATCAGCACCGCATCGGCGCCCGGAAGTTCGGCGTCCAGATCGTGGGTGACCGTCACCGGCCAGGTCTCTACCCCGACCGGCAGCAGCGTCGGGGGCGCCACCAACACGACCTCGGCGCCGAATGTACTCAGTAGCAAGGCATTCGATCGAGCAACCCGGCTGTGCAGAATATCGCCGACGATCACGATGCGCCGGCCCTCCAGCCCACCGAGTCGCTGGCGGATGGTGAGCGCATCGAGCAGCGCCTGGGTGGGGTGTTCGTGGGTACCGTCACCGGCGTTGACGACGGCCGGACCGCCCTCACCTTCGGCGGTTCCGTCTGAAGTCCAACGCGCCAGTTGTGCGGCTACCCCGGAGGCCGGGTGGCGGACGATCAACGCGTCGGCGCCGATCGCGCGCAGGGTCAACGCGGTGTCGCGCAGCGACTCCCCCTTGGCCACCGAGGAACCGGAGGCACTGACGTTGATAACGTCCGCGCTCATCCACTTGCCCGCGACCTCGAAGGAAACCCTTGTGCGCGTGGAGTTCTCGTAGAACATCGTGATGATGGTGCGGCCGCGCAAGGTCGGCAGCTTCTTGACCTCGCGTCCCGCCAGCGCCTGCAGGAACCGGTCGGCGTCGTCGAGGATGGCGGTGGCCTCATCACGCGTGAGGTCGGCCGCGGAGAGTAGATGCCTCATGAGTCGGCACCCTTGATGATCACGGCGTCGCAGCCGTCGTGTTCGGCCAGCAGCACCTTGACGTCCTCCGAGCGTGCCGTCGGCACGTTCTTGCCGACGTAATCCGCCCGCAGCGGCAGCTCGCGATGTCCGCGGTCGACCAGCACCGCCAGCTGCACCGCACGCGGCCGGCCCAGGTCCCGCAGCGCGTCGAGCGCAGAACGCACGGTGCGGCCCGAGAACAAGACGTCGTCGACGAGCACCACGAGGGCACCGTCGACGCCACCCTCGGGAATGGAGGTACGTTCGAGCGGGCGGTGTGGTTTGTTGCGCAGGTCGTCGCGGTACAGCGTGATGTCCAGGAATCCCGCGGGCACCTCGACACCGGAGAATTCGGTGATGTGGGCGGCCAGCCGCTTGGCAAGGGTGGCACCGCGGGTGGGAATACCGACCAGGACGACACGTGGGGCGTCACCGGAATCGGAAAGCGCGGTCTTTTCGATGATTTGATGCGCGATACGCGAGATGGTCCTGCCGACATCTGCGGCGGACAACAGTTCTCGTCCTTCTTGTGCTGCGCCCACGCTTACGCGAGACCTCCTTCTCCGCCTCACTGGACGGATCGTTAAAGGATGTCACTTATCGCCAGGGAGCTTAGCATCCGGGCACCCGCCAGCCTCCGCTGACAGTATGGAGAGATGGCCGAACCCGATTCCACCTTCGACGCTGCCCTCGCCCCGATCCGTGCCGCGGTGGACGACCGCATCCTGGCGGGCGCGGTGACGCTGGTGTGGCAGGGCGGGCAGCTCAGACATCTGGGCGCCACCGGCTACCGCGATGTCGATGCCGGCCTGTCGATGACCGAGAACACCATTTTCCGCATCGCCTCCATGACAAAGCCCGTAATCAGCGCGGCGACGATGGCGCTGGTCGACGACGGCACGATCCGTCTGAGTGACCCGATCACCACCTGGCTGCCGGAGTTCGCCGAGATGCGAGTGCTCAGAGACCCCGACGGCCCCCTGGATGACACATTCCGGGCACCACGCGTGATCACGGTCGAGGATCTGCTGACCCACCGCAGCGGGCTGACCTACGACTTCATCTCGACCGGACCGATCGCGAAGGCCTATCACCCGTTGCACACCGCGGCGTTCAGCGAGCCCGATGAATGGATCGCTGCCATCGCCGCGCTGCCGCTCGTCTACCCGCCGGGAGAGCGCTTCCACTACAGCCATTCCACCGATGTGCTCGGCCTCCTCATAGCCCGCGCGTCCGGGCTGCCGCTGAACACGCTGTTGCGTCGGCGCATACTGGACCCCCTCGGGATGAACGACACCGACTTCTTCGTACCCGAGCACAAGGCGAGTCGACTGGCGCGCCTGTACGGCCTGGGAGACGACGACCGAATCGTGGTGGCCGACCATGGCTATCTGACCTCGATGCCCACCTCGGCGCCCACGCTGTGCCGTGGCGGCGGCGCTCTGGCCAGCACCGCACGCGACTACCTGACCTTTGCGCGGGCCCTGCTGGGCGGTGGCCAGGCAGACGGAGTCCGCATCCTGTCCCCCGAATCGACGGCCGCGCTGCGCACCAACCGGCTCACTCCGGCCCAGCGCAAGCTGCCGTCTTTCGGCCTGCCGTACTGGACCGGGCGCGGGTTCGGTCTCGGCCTGTCCGTCGTCATGGACCCCAACGAGGCCGCGCTGTTCGGGCCGGGTGGCACCGGCACCTTCGGCTGGCCGGGAGCATTCGGCACCTGGTGGCACGCCGATCCGAAGGCCGACGCGATCCTGATGTTCTTGCCGCAGTGGCGCATGCCCGACCTTGATCCGAAGGCCGCGCTGGGGCGCACCGCGACAATTCGCCTGCAGCTGCTACACGTGCAGTTCGGGCAGGCGGTGTACGCCTCGCTCTAGACGCGGCGAGGCTCTGTAGGCGTTCTTGAGCCGTGGGTACCACCATTCAGACATCGCCTGTTCCACCGCCAACGCCGACCGACACGAGGTACGAAGATGACGATCCTGGCTCCGGAGGCCGTCGATGAATCGCTCGATCCGCGTGATCCGTTGTTGCGGTTGAGCACGTTCTTCGATGACGGCAGTGTTGAGTTGTTGCATGAGCGGGACCGCTCGGGTGTGTTGGCTGCTGGTGGCACGGTCAACGGGGTCAGGACTATCGCTTTTTGCACCGATGGCACCGTGATGGGCGGGGCCATGGGGATCGAGGGCTGCCGCCACATCGTGGCCGCCTACGACACCGCCATCGAGGAGCAGTCCCCGATTGTGGGGATCTGGCATTCCGGTGGTGCCCGTCTGGCCGAAGGGGTTTCGGCCCTGCACGCCGTGGGGCTGGTCTTCGAGGCCATGATCCGCGCCTCCGGTTACATCCCGCAGATCTCGGTCGTGGTCGGCTTCGCCGCCGGCGGCGCCGCGTATGGCCCGGCACTGACCGACGTCATCATCATGGCCCCGGAAAGCCGCGTGTTCGTCACCGGACCCGACGTGGTCCGCAGCGTCACCGGCGAGGACGTCGACATGGCCACCCTGGGCGGCCCCGAAGCCCACCACAAAAAATCCGGTGTGTGCCACATCGTGGCCGACGATGAACTCGACGCCTACGCCCGCGGCCGCAAGCTGGTCGGATTCTTCTGCCAACAAGGCGTATTCGACCGCGGCCGCGCCGAAGCCGATCACACCGACCTGCGCGCACTGCTGCCCGAATCAGCCAAACGCGCCTACGACGTACACCCCATCGTCAACGCCCTGCTCGACTCCGATGACCCGTTCGAGGAATTCCAGGGCAAATGGGCGCCGTCGATGGTCATCGGCCTGGGCCGCCTGGCCGGGCGAAGCGTCGGCGTGCTGGCCAACAACCCACTGCGTCTGGGGGGCTGCCTGAACTCCGAAAGCGCCGAAAAAGCCGCACGCTTCGTGCGCCTATGCAACGCCTTCGGCATCCCGCTGATCGTGCTCGTGGACGTGCCCGGCTACCTACCCGGTGTCGGCCAAGAATGGGGCGGGGTGGTGCGCCGCGGCGCCAAACTCCTACACGCCTTCGGTGAAGCCACCGTTCCGCGCGTCACCCTGGTCACCCGCAAGATCTACGGCGGCGCCTACATCGCCATGAACTCCCGCTCACTGGGCGCCACCAAAGTCTTCGCCTGGCCGGACGCCGAGGTCGCCGTCATGGGCGCCAAAGCCGCCGTAGGCATCCTGCACAAAAAACAACTCGCCGCCGCCGCCCCCGAAGACCGCGAAGCCCTGCATGAGGAACTCGCCCTCGAACACGAACGCATCGCCGGCGGCGTCGACCGCGCCATCGAAATCGGCGTCGTCGACGAAGAAATCGAACCCTCACAAACCCGCGCAGTACTCACCCGCGCCCTCGCCGAAGCCCCCTCACGCCGCGGCCGCCACAAAAACATCCCCCTATAAACATGGGACGCAGCCATCATTTCTGATCGGGCATACTGAGTTGTGCCAGCAGGCTTTTGAGCCTTTCACGTTCTTCGCGCGTCAGGCCGGCCGTCACTCGGCGTTCTGCCACCGTGACCTGTCGGCGAGCTAGTTCCAGACGCTGCAATCCTTCTCCGGTGAGAGAGGCCGGCAATGTGCGCCCCTGCTCCGCAGCGGTTGGCCGGTCCACCAGCCCGTCGTCCTGAAGCTGTTGCAACACATCGCACATCGCCTGCCGACTCACATGCGCTCGACGCGCCAGCTCGGAATTGGACAATCCCGGAGCGGCGCACAGAATCTGCAGGCAAATGAAGGCCGGCAGCGACAGCCCAAGAGGCTCCAGCCGTACAGTCACGTGTTTTTGCAGCAGCGTCGCGGTACGGGTGAGCAAGTAGCCCAGGGGCACGCTCTCCTCGGTGTCGGCTGAACCGGCAGTAGAGCACTTGCCTGTCACGACACCAGGCGCGGAGGCGATGCGGCACCCTCACGCCGGGTGAGAGCCTCCCGGACCAGCACCAGGGTTTCCGGCGCCGATGCTTGAATTGCCTGCGGTGCTGGGCTTTCCCGCCGTGTCAGCCCACTGAGCGCACCCTTGCCCAGCTCCACGCGAATATCGGCGCGGTACTGCCGGAGCGAACGGACGCAAAGATCCCACCGCACCTGGCGCGTCAACTGCCGGACCAGGCGGTGTTTGAGATCCAGCGGCCCGGTGACGAGCGTGCCATCGGCGTTCGACAGCAGCGGGTATCGGGACATCACGACAGCCGTGTTCTCGAGCGCGGCACCGAATTCCTGTTCCGCAGAGGCCATGTACGGCGAATGGAAGGCCCCGGCCACCTGCAGCAGCTTTATCTGGGTATCGGGCGGCGGCGAGGCACGCAACTGATCCAGGTCCTCCAGCCGCCCGGCGGCCACCACCTGTCCCGGGCCGTTCACGTTCGCCACGAACAGTCCTAGTTCCTCGACCGCTCGAGTCACCTCGCATAGGCCGCCGCCAACCACCGCCGCCATTCCGGTGGGCTCGTGGTCGCAGGCGCTGCGCATCGCCAGTCCCCTGAGCCTGGCCAACCGAACGGCATCGTGTGGGCTCATCGCACCGGCCGCCGCGGCGGCGGCCAGTTCTCCCACCGAGTGTCCGGCAAAGATCAACCGGTCCGGCAGCGTCAGCTCACTGCGAAGCCTGTCGAAGACCAGCAGCGACGTGGCCACGATGAGTGGTTGAGCGATCGCGGTATCAGTGATCTCGTCGTTCTCTGCCACTGTGCCGTAGTAGCGCAGGTCGAGATCGGCAGCCTGCGAGAATTCGTCGATCAGGGCAGATCCCGCGTCATCCAGCCACGGTGTGATCATGCCCTTGCGCTGGGCTCCTTGTCCGGGCATCACCATTGCGAACATGTTCATCCTCCTGAGGACCGTTAGACGGAACTGACAACGTCGCGATAGGTGAGACGCGGCAATCTGGGGTGCCAGGCGTCGGGGCCGGGCTTGCCGATGTTCACCACCACCAGGGATTGATGCACCCCGTCCGGAAAGAACTCCTTGTCGACCTCACCGGCATCGAATCCGGTCATCGGTCCGGCCGCCAACCCGGCTGCCCGGATACCGAGGATGAAGTACCCGACCTGGATCAGCGCATTGGTCCGCGCGGACGCGGTGCGTGCGGACACATCCTCGAAATAGTCCTTGGCTTCCGGAAGGTGCGGAAACTGCGTCGGAAGCTCTTCGTGGAAATTCAAGTCAGCGGCCAGGATCGCCACCAATGGTGCGGACTGAGTCTTGGCCTGGTTGGCGCCGAGCATGTGCTGCACGAGCCGTGATCGCGCATCACCGGAACGGACCAGGACCACGCGCAACGGCTGCTGGTTCATGGACGTGGGCGCGAACTTGATCAACTCGTAGACAGCCTGCATCTGCTCGTCGGATACCGGCTCGTCGGTGAACGTGTTGGCCGTCCGCGCCTCACGGAAGAGTAGATCTTGCGCGGCCGTGGGCAACGCCAACAACGCCGGCTCGGGCTCCGTTACCCCTTGCAGCAGTGGAGAATCACTGTCATACCTGACATGACGTGATTTGGTCTGCAGATCGCCGTCCACCCGGACGAGCACATCGTGGACCACACAGCTCGGATTGGCCTCCGCGGGCTTGCCCGGCCGGGTCTTGATGACCAGGCAGTAGACCGTGGAACGAATCTCGTCCGCATCGATGTATTCGAGGTCGATCATCGAGAAGTAGTGCCGCTTCTGCACCGGATCGTGTTTGCCCATCTCGCGGAAGTCATACAGGTCGTTGATGATTCCGGCTCTCGTGACGCTGGCGGGCAGGGCCGTGGTGTGGTCGAAGATCGCATCCTCGGTGAAGGTCGCCGCATAGCCTTCGATGTCCTGCGCATCGAGCCGCTGCATCTGCCTGGCGTAGAACTGCTGCACCTCCGTGTAGAGGCTCGTGCTGATCTCAATGGTCGTCATGGTCGGTTCCCCTTGATCTCATCTTCGGTCTCGCCAGTTTCATTAGCGCAGCTCGAATCTCGGTCAAGGGCGGCATAGCAGGGCTTGACCGGAGCTATAGCGCCGCCGTGCATAGTCGCTTTCATGACTTCGACAACGACTCGTAAAGTTGCTCTCATCACCGGTGCGACCAGTGGCATGGGTTTGACGATCGCGCAGCATCTGGCCAAGCAGGATTTCGCCGTTTTCCTGTGCGCCCGCAGCGAGGAGTCACTGGCCCAGACCATCAAGCAGCTGCAGACCGACGGCTACGAAGCCGACGGGGTGACCTGCGATGTGACCGATCCCGAGCAGATACGCGCCTATGTCGCCGCTGCCGTGGATCGTTATGGACCAGTTGACATACTGGTCAACAACGCCGGCCGCAACGGCGGCGGAATTACCAAGGACATCACCGACGAACTCTGGTTCGACGTCATCAACACCAATCTCAACAGCGTCTTCCTGATGACCAAGGCGGCACTGACCACCGGCGGAATGCTCGACCAGGGCTGGGGCCGAATCGTCAACATCGCCTCCACCGGCGGCAAGCAGGGTGTGCTCCACGGCGCACCGTACTCGGCGTCAAAGCACGGAATGGTCGGATTCACCAAGGCATTGGGCCTGGAACTGGCCAAGACCGGCGTGACGGTCAACGCCGTATGCCCCGGCTTCGTCGAGACGCCGATGGCAGAGCGTGTCCGCGAAACCTACGCCACGCTGTGGGGTGTGGATGCCGAGGAGGCTGGCAAGCGTGTCGCCGCGCGCGTACCCATCGGCCGATATGTGGACACCGAAGAGGTGGCGGCCATGGTCGATTACCTGATCAGCCCCGGCGCCAATGCGGTAACCGCACAAGCCCTCAATGTCTGTGGCGGGCTGGGGAATTACTGATTTCGCCGCCAGGTCAGTATGCGCCGCTGCTGCCTGTCACCCTGCTGGAGCGCACCGATCAACGTCAGCCTATCGACACCGAAGTCGTACTGACGGGTCTGCACGGTGCCAGCCCAGGCCGGATTGGAGCACACCGTGATGTGGTGCAGCACTATCGATCCGTCCACTTGCCAGTGCCCGGCGTATCCCATGAACGGGACCGCGCCGGGCACTGGTTCGCCACGCATCATGCTCACCGACAGCGCGCCCTCGGCACCGTAGTAAAGCAACCCCACCGGCGAGGGACCCAGCGGCCCCTCACTGGTGACCCCGCTCTCGTCGAGATCGTAATAGGACTCCAATCGCCACTGCCCCACGAAGTCACGGGGCCGTACCGACTCACTGGACGGCATGTGCGGACCCCCGGCGGGCGTGGGCTTGCACCAAGTCCGCAAGCGCCTCAGCCAGCTCGTCGGGCATGGTGATCATCGCGTCGTGCCCAGTCTCCAGTTCCCGGACGGGTTCGCCCACGGGCGGATAGGAACGCGGCATCAACTGCGCCCGCAGCGACGTCCATGCCTGGCCACCACCGGAACAGTGGATGTGCGCACGCGGGATGCCCTGCAGCCGTTCCGGATTGTTCAACCGCATGACATCGGTGAAGGTACGCAGCGACTGTGGGCTCTGCATCGAACGCACCCAACTCAGGTCGGGCTCGTCGGTCACGCCGTAGCAACCCTCGACGCCCGGGGGCATGCCGGCCACCGGCACCCGCCAGCCGTCGCCCTCGGACTGCGCCGCCTCGGCGAAGGCCTGCACGTTGACCGGAAGAATATCGGCCACAGCCTCGCCATCGCGCGCGACGAAGGTATCCAGATACACCAGTAACCCTATGCGGGAGGGAATCTGGTCCGCGACAGCCGTCACGACGATGCCGGCGTAACTGTGCCCTACCAGGACCACGTCGGTCAGATCCTCGTCCGTGATCAGGCCCACGATGTCGTTGACGTGGACATCCAAACCCACCTGCGGCCCCAATTCGGACGCTCGCTCCCCCAGCCCGGTCAGGGAGGGGGCATAGACGTTGTGTCCCGCGGCTTCGAGCACCGGAGTCAGCCTTTCCCAGCACCAACCACCGTGAAACGCACCATGTACCAACACATATGTCGTCATGTCTAAGCCTCCATGGATTCGGAACGCATCCCCACCGCCGGCGGGGGCACTGGTTCGGGACGCAGGCCCCGGCCTATCACCCGGGCAATCAGTCTGGGCAACAAGGGAAATGCTCGGATCAGTCGTATCAGCAGCGGACGTTCGGCGGGCGGACGACCGGCGGTCGGGTAAAGATCCGCCAGCAGATACAGCTGTGCCCACTGCACTATCTGGGCCGGATACTGGCGGCGGCGCTGCACACGGGCCAGCTGCGCCACCGAGGGTCGAGCACCGGAAGCCAGCACCGGGCCCAGCATGCGTGCCGCGGCAACGGCGTCTTGCACGGCAAGGTTTATGCCCACGCCGCCGGCCGGCGACATCGCATGTGCCGCATCGCCGATCGCCAACAAACCCGGTCGGTACCAGCGCCGCAATCGATCCACGCGTACATCGAGAAGGTGAAAGTCGCTCCAGTCGTCCAACTCTTCGGCCAGTCTGCCCGCGAACACCGGATAGATGGCGGCGATCGCGGTCTTCAGGGCGTCCAGCCCCTCGCGCCGGATCTGTTCGTAGCCACCCTTGGGGATCATGTAGGCGATCTGCCAATAGTGTCCACGATTGAGGCAGACGATGAAGTAGCCCCTGCCGCTGCGGACCGCCGAAACCGGATCGTCGGCCGCACGGCTCAGCCGGAACCACAACACGTCCATCGGTGCCGTAGACGCGGCCAGGCCGAGTTCTCCGGTGGACCGCACGAGTGACCGCCGCCCGTCTGCCGCGATCACCAACTTGGCCCGAATCTGCAGCACGCCACCGGGGCCGCTGGCTCTCACCCCCACCACGTCCTCGCCCTCGTGAATCAACTCGGTGGCCTGAACCTGCTGCAGGAGTTCAAATCCCGGATAGCGCCGGGCCGCGGAGGCGACGAAGTCCAGCACGTCCCACTGCGGCATGAAGGCCAGGTACCGGTATCTGCCAGGTAGCGCCCGGAAGTCCGCGAACAGCAATTGGCCGGAGTCGGTGGCGATCGGCAGAGTCTCGGCCTTTGCATGCGGCAGCTCGAGAAACTGGTCGATCAGCCCCAGCTCGTCCATCGCCTGCAGTGTCGAAGGGTGAACCGTATCGCCGCGGAAGTCCCGGAGAAAATCGGAATGTTTCTCCACCACCGTCACATCGAGACCGAATCGGGCCAGCAGCAGACCGGCCATCAGACCGGCCGGGCCACCACCGATGACACACACGTCGACGGCTACGCCAGGCATTCGGGCACCTGACCGTCGTTGTATCTGACCATGTCGTCGAACGCGGCCATCACGTCAAGCGGTACCCCAAACTCACCTTCGTGTGGTGCGGCACCGAGTTCGGCATAGGCGCGGTAGAGGTTACCCACGAGCCGTTCGGAGTCGATCAAGCCTGCGAATTCGCCCAATTCGGCACGGTGAGCGACCTCGAGCGGTCCGATGCCCTCGGCAGACCCCTCGGCAGCCAAGCGCTGGACCCAGGTCAAGTAGGCGATCGTCTGCTCGAATACCTCCGGCCCGGTCAGTGGACCGTGCCCGCACACCACCGTGGTGGCACCGAACTCCGCGAGCCGGCGAATGACCTGTAGCGCTCCCGCCACCGAGCCCATCAGGTTGAACGGCGTCGCCCCCGAGAGCACGATGTCACCGGCGAAGAGAATCCGATCCTGCGGAAGCCAGACCACGGCATCGTTGGTGGTGTGTGCCGGACCAAGGTGTATCAACTCGGCCGCACGGTTCCCGATGTGCAGCTGCAAGCGCTCGGTGAAGGTCACCGACGGCAGGGTGACTCGGACGTCTCCCCATTCGACGTCGGGCCATAGCCGGGTGAGGGCAAGGCCGGCCTCGTCCATCTCCACTCGGGCGCGCTCGTGCGCGATGATCGTGGCCTGGGGGCCGAACAGATGGTTGCCGAAATGATGATCACCGTGGAAGTGGGTGTTGACAACGGTGCGCCGTGCACCGGGGGCCAGCCCGTCGACCGCCGCCACCAACCGCCGATTGCGGCTCTCGGTAGCGAGGGTGTCGATCACTACCGCCCCCTCCGGGCTCACCACGATTCCCGAG
The nucleotide sequence above comes from Mycobacteroides saopaulense. Encoded proteins:
- a CDS encoding FAD-dependent oxidoreductase; this translates as MPGVAVDVCVIGGGPAGLMAGLLLARFGLDVTVVEKHSDFLRDFRGDTVHPSTLQAMDELGLIDQFLELPHAKAETLPIATDSGQLLFADFRALPGRYRYLAFMPQWDVLDFVASAARRYPGFELLQQVQATELIHEGEDVVGVRASGPGGVLQIRAKLVIAADGRRSLVRSTGELGLAASTAPMDVLWFRLSRAADDPVSAVRSGRGYFIVCLNRGHYWQIAYMIPKGGYEQIRREGLDALKTAIAAIYPVFAGRLAEELDDWSDFHLLDVRVDRLRRWYRPGLLAIGDAAHAMSPAGGVGINLAVQDAVAAARMLGPVLASGARPSVAQLARVQRRRQYPAQIVQWAQLYLLADLYPTAGRPPAERPLLIRLIRAFPLLPRLIARVIGRGLRPEPVPPPAVGMRSESMEA
- a CDS encoding MBL fold metallo-hydrolase is translated as MTRGLAAQDTDRITEIADGVYAYLQLPGGWCLSNSGIVVSPEGAVVIDTLATESRNRRLVAAVDGLAPGARRTVVNTHFHGDHHFGNHLFGPQATIIAHERARVEMDEAGLALTRLWPDVEWGDVRVTLPSVTFTERLQLHIGNRAAELIHLGPAHTTNDAVVWLPQDRILFAGDIVLSGATPFNLMGSVAGALQVIRRLAEFGATTVVCGHGPLTGPEVFEQTIAYLTWVQRLAAEGSAEGIGPLEVAHRAELGEFAGLIDSERLVGNLYRAYAELGAAPHEGEFGVPLDVMAAFDDMVRYNDGQVPECLA